ACCTTCATTCCGCGCGTCTTGAAATCTCCCAGAGCCCGGTCAGAAAAGGCAAGGTTCAGCTGGATGAGTTTCTCGAGGCGGAGCTGAGCCAGGAGCCCCAGATCGGGTTCATCGTCGGGGTGGGGGCCAACGACGTCAGCGGGATGCTGCTGCCCATCGCCACCAGCCTGACCTACAGCATCGACCCCGAAAATGTACTGGTCACCGGCGCGGTCTCCAGTTCGGCGGCCGCGGCGGCCGAACTGGACATGGCGGTCCAGATGACCCAGCAGTCGGCCAAGGAGGCGCTCACGATGGTCAAAAACTACCTCCAGGAGCTCACCCCGGCCATCAGCATGCCCAAACTGCTGGGCGAGTTCCTGGACAAATACACCATTCACCACCAGCTGCTTTCGGCCTCCTACAACGTCGGCGGCCCATCGGCGGGCTACGCCCTGGCGATCAACACCCTCTCGGCCCTGCTGCACATCGCGGTCTACCACGACTTCGGCATCACCGGCGCCCCCTGGACCAAGGGGATCAAGAAGGGCGAGGTGGGCGGCAGCGTGATCATCGGCGGGCACAAGAAGAAAGCCGAAAAAGTGCTGCTGCACCTGCGCCGGATGTACATGCCGCTGCAGAACTACAAGGACCTGGAGCCCGATTTTTTGATGAGCTACTGGTCCCAGGACAAGGACATCCTGGGGGTCAGCAATTTCGGCGACCTGGTGCCGGAAGTGGTCTGGCTGGGGCCGGACTATGAGGAAAAACTGCTGGAGCTGATCGACATCCGCATCCACTACAAAATCAACAAATACCAGGGCAAAAAGCCCGACGAAAGCGTCAAGCAGCGTATTCTGGAGCTCAAGACGGCGCTGCGCAGCCAGCTGGAGCAGGAACTCGTCCACCGGGTGGAAGCCATCCGGCGCTACCTGCGCAACCCCGAAAAAGACCCCCACCTTTCGCTGGAGGAAATCCTGCGCGCCAAGCCCCGCCCACCCAGGCCGCTGATCGACCCGCTGATGCGCGTGATCCGCAGGCGGCGCCTCTGGCTCAACCGAAAAAAGGACGAACCCGAAGCGCAAGAGCCGCCGCGCCTCTGAACGGCTTCCCCGGCGGCCCCCGGGGTGCTTTCTTGCGTTCGGAAAAAGCGCCAAACTCAGGGCGCGCAGATGAATTCCTCAGGGGCCAGCCGCAGGCCGTCGCAGAAGCGCCCCGCTACCTGCGCCAAGCTCGCGGGAAGCTCCCGCGGGCCGCCCTTGACCGCGATGAAGGTCGCCGCCGCGCCCGGGCCGATCGGCCCGGCGTCAGGCAACCCCAGCAGCCGGGCACCGTTGATTGTGGCGCAGCGCACCGCCTCCTCGACGCTGAAACCGGCCGTCATCAGAATCCCCATTTCTTCGCGCAGCGCCCGGCCGTGATGAACCCCCAAACTACCGGCGTCGGTCCCCAGGGCCACCGTCACGCCGAGGGCGCGCGCGGTCTGCAGCTGCACCAGCTGGTGCTCCAGATTGCGCAGCGCCCCCCCGGCCTCGCGCGAAGCGGGGTCCAGGCTGCGGGCGTAGGCCTGCATGGTCACCGCCGTGGGCACCCAGACCGCGGTGCCGGCCGCCATTTGTGCCAGGTTCTCGGTACCCATGAAAAACCCGTGTTCGATGGAATCGCATCCGGCCGCCAGGGCCAGCCCCACCGGCAGCGCCCCATTGGCGTGCACCATGACCTTCAGCCCCCGCCGGTGGGCGGCCCGCACGGCCGCGCGCAATTCCTCCAGCTGAAACTGCGGCGGGGTCTCGCGCCCGAAGCAGACCAGGCTGTTGAGCCCCGAATTGACGATCTTGACATGGTCGGGCAGCCGCTGCCCTCGCCGCCCAGCCAGATCCAGGGCGGCTTCAAGGGATTCTCCCAGGGAACCGGCAACGACCGCCGGGCGGGCGATCAGCCGGCCGTACCGTCCCGGGGCGTGCCAGGCGACGCCGGCCACCCGCAGCCGCAGGGCCCCCGGTGCGGCCGCCGGGGCTTCGTCCCTGAAACGCAGGGCATGGCCCTGGCGGTCGCCCCCGTCTCGGACGGCCAGCACACCGGCGGCCAAATGCTGGCGCAGGTGGTGGAGAATCACCGGCCGCATATCTTCGTAGCCGGCGGTCAACTGGTGCTCGCGGATGAGCGGATCGGGCGTGC
This genomic interval from Desulfobacteraceae bacterium contains the following:
- a CDS encoding amidohydrolase family protein; the encoded protein is MSNNKKLASGGARGVVAGWLIDGSGQPARRNLRLEIVNGRFGAIQPLAGGGADAAADLDFSDCTLMPALVDSHVHLFMSGTPDPLIREHQLTAGYEDMRPVILHHLRQHLAAGVLAVRDGGDRQGHALRFRDEAPAAAPGALRLRVAGVAWHAPGRYGRLIARPAVVAGSLGESLEAALDLAGRRGQRLPDHVKIVNSGLNSLVCFGRETPPQFQLEELRAAVRAAHRRGLKVMVHANGALPVGLALAAGCDSIEHGFFMGTENLAQMAAGTAVWVPTAVTMQAYARSLDPASREAGGALRNLEHQLVQLQTARALGVTVALGTDAGSLGVHHGRALREEMGILMTAGFSVEEAVRCATINGARLLGLPDAGPIGPGAAATFIAVKGGPRELPASLAQVAGRFCDGLRLAPEEFICAP